A section of the Clostridium omnivorum genome encodes:
- a CDS encoding PSP1 domain-containing protein, producing MIKVVGVRFKKAGKIYYFDPVDIDVNKGDSVIVETARGIEFGQCVVGPKEISEEDIVSPLKTVIRKATEEDIVRHAENQVKEKEAYNICVEKIQQHKLVMKLIDVEYTFDNNKVIFYFTADGRVDFRELVKDLATVFRTRIELRQIGVRDESKMVGGLGPCGRPLCCSSFLGDFAPVSIKMAKEQNLSLNPTKISGICGRLMCCLNYEQDTYEDIRKRLPRVGSIVETPFGNGEVVANSVVKELVKVKIRSKDGEEVLREVSINEITLVSGNYEGIIEENEIKIEIEDADVDMNEIKELFKEN from the coding sequence ATGATAAAAGTAGTAGGCGTTCGTTTTAAAAAGGCAGGTAAGATTTATTACTTTGATCCTGTGGATATAGATGTAAATAAAGGTGATAGTGTAATAGTAGAAACAGCAAGAGGAATTGAATTTGGCCAATGCGTTGTTGGGCCAAAGGAGATATCTGAAGAGGATATAGTATCACCATTAAAAACTGTTATAAGAAAAGCAACTGAGGAAGACATTGTAAGGCATGCAGAAAATCAGGTAAAGGAAAAAGAGGCCTATAATATTTGTGTTGAAAAAATACAACAGCACAAGCTAGTTATGAAGCTTATTGATGTGGAGTATACTTTCGATAATAATAAAGTTATTTTCTATTTCACTGCAGACGGAAGAGTTGATTTTAGAGAGCTTGTAAAGGATTTAGCCACAGTATTCAGAACTAGAATAGAGCTAAGACAAATAGGGGTGCGTGATGAATCAAAGATGGTAGGGGGGCTTGGTCCTTGCGGAAGACCACTTTGCTGCTCATCCTTCCTGGGAGATTTTGCTCCTGTTTCAATTAAAATGGCAAAGGAACAAAATTTATCGCTAAATCCAACAAAAATATCAGGTATCTGTGGAAGACTTATGTGCTGCTTAAACTATGAACAGGATACCTATGAGGATATCAGAAAGAGACTTCCTAGAGTGGGTTCTATTGTAGAAACACCATTTGGCAATGGAGAAGTAGTAGCTAATAGCGTAGTTAAAGAGTTAGTGAAGGTGAAAATTAGATCCAAAGATGGAGAGGAAGTATTAAGAGAAGTATCGATTAATGAGATTACTTTAGTTTCCGGAAATTATGAGGGTATAATTGAAGAAAATGAAATTAAGATTGAAATAGAAGATGCAGATGTAGATATGAATGAAATAAAGGA